From a single Anaerolineaceae bacterium oral taxon 439 genomic region:
- a CDS encoding 3D-(3,5/4)-trihydroxycyclohexane-1,2-dione acylhydrolase (decyclizing), whose translation MTQRTRLTMAQALVRFLDRQYISFDGKEEKFVDAMFGIFGHGCVVGVGQALEQGGHGIRFLQGHNEQGMAHAAIGYAKQLNRRKIIPCLSSIGPGAMNMVTACGTATANRIPLLVLPGDTFATRQPDPVLQQVEHPNSFATTSNDAFRAVCKYWDRVERPEQLMTAMINAMRVLTDPADTGAVCVALPQDVEGEAYDYPEYFFEKRVWYLDRRPISAAQLDRAVALIRSAKKPLLICGGGVRYAEAGDALIRFAEALNVPIAETQAGKSVVPWDHPLNVGGLGVTGGKAANVLAKDADLILAVGTRLTDFTTASKSAFKNPDARLLSINVCPFDAFKMDADAIIADAREALTALTASLSAIGYRSGYQGEIAAARDEWNAIVDDFYAQPDTAAGMSQTRALGLINSHMKPADIAVGSAGSLPGDMQRLFRPGNRDTYHMEYGYSCMGYEVNAAVGVKMAQPESEVYAFLGDGSFIMSHSELYTAVQEGLKVNFMVFDNAGWGCIENLQNSQGTKTFGTVFKARSETTGRLDGGPLPIDFARIAEGYGLKAYRAATSAELEAALNDAEAQTGPCLFDIKVRPGTMTPGFESWWRVGTAEVSTDPNVQSAYEAMRRKIKLARDY comes from the coding sequence ATGACCCAACGAACTCGATTAACCATGGCGCAGGCGCTCGTCCGCTTCCTGGACCGCCAGTACATCTCGTTCGACGGGAAAGAGGAAAAATTCGTCGACGCCATGTTCGGGATCTTCGGGCATGGCTGCGTCGTCGGCGTCGGTCAGGCGCTCGAACAGGGCGGGCACGGGATCCGCTTCCTGCAAGGGCATAACGAACAGGGGATGGCGCACGCTGCGATCGGATACGCGAAACAGCTCAACCGCCGGAAAATTATCCCATGCCTGTCGTCGATCGGCCCCGGCGCGATGAACATGGTCACCGCCTGCGGAACCGCGACCGCGAATCGGATCCCGCTCCTCGTCCTCCCCGGCGATACCTTCGCGACGCGCCAGCCAGATCCTGTCCTCCAACAGGTTGAACATCCGAATTCGTTCGCGACGACGTCGAACGACGCCTTCCGCGCCGTCTGCAAGTACTGGGATCGGGTCGAACGTCCGGAACAGCTCATGACCGCCATGATTAACGCGATGCGCGTGCTGACCGACCCCGCCGACACCGGCGCTGTCTGCGTTGCGCTTCCGCAGGACGTCGAAGGCGAAGCGTACGACTACCCTGAATACTTCTTTGAAAAGCGCGTCTGGTATCTCGACCGGCGGCCGATTTCCGCGGCGCAGCTGGACCGCGCCGTCGCGTTGATTCGATCCGCGAAAAAACCGCTGCTGATCTGTGGCGGCGGGGTCCGCTACGCTGAAGCCGGCGACGCGTTAATTCGCTTCGCCGAAGCGCTGAACGTTCCGATCGCGGAAACGCAGGCCGGAAAATCCGTCGTACCCTGGGACCATCCGCTGAACGTCGGCGGTCTCGGCGTAACCGGCGGGAAAGCCGCGAACGTCCTCGCGAAAGACGCCGACCTGATCCTCGCGGTCGGGACGCGGCTGACCGATTTCACGACGGCGTCGAAATCCGCCTTTAAGAACCCTGACGCGCGGCTGCTCTCGATCAACGTCTGCCCGTTTGACGCGTTCAAGATGGACGCGGACGCGATCATCGCCGACGCGCGCGAAGCTTTAACAGCGCTGACCGCGTCGCTCAGCGCGATTGGGTACCGTTCCGGCTATCAGGGCGAAATCGCGGCGGCGCGGGACGAATGGAACGCGATCGTCGACGATTTCTATGCGCAGCCGGATACAGCCGCCGGGATGAGCCAGACGCGCGCGTTAGGCCTGATCAATTCACACATGAAACCCGCCGATATCGCGGTCGGCTCCGCCGGATCGCTCCCCGGCGACATGCAGCGGCTCTTCCGCCCGGGGAACCGTGACACCTACCACATGGAGTACGGCTATTCCTGCATGGGCTATGAAGTCAACGCCGCCGTCGGGGTCAAAATGGCCCAACCTGAAAGCGAAGTTTACGCGTTTCTCGGAGACGGCTCGTTTATCATGTCGCACAGCGAGCTGTATACCGCCGTGCAGGAAGGGTTGAAAGTCAACTTCATGGTCTTCGATAACGCCGGATGGGGCTGTATCGAGAACCTCCAGAACAGCCAGGGAACAAAAACCTTCGGGACCGTTTTCAAAGCGCGAAGCGAGACGACCGGCCGCCTCGACGGCGGGCCGCTTCCGATCGATTTCGCCAGGATCGCCGAGGGCTACGGACTGAAAGCCTACCGCGCCGCGACGAGCGCGGAGCTCGAAGCCGCGCTGAACGACGCGGAGGCCCAGACCGGCCCCTGCCTCTTCGATATCAAGGTACGTCCGGGAACGATGACCCCCGGCTTCGAAAGCTGGTGGCGCGTTGGGACGGCGGAGGTTTCGACCGATCCGAACGTTCAATCGGCTTATGAAGCCATGCGCAGGAAAATCAAGCTCGCCCGGGATTATTAG
- a CDS encoding myo-inosose-2 dehydratase: MLSTEKVRLGIAPIGWTNDDMPDLGAENTFEQCVSEMALAGFEGCEIGNKYPKDWETLKHKLDVRKLQICNAWFSTLFTSRPYEETIAAFIEHRDKLHYLGAKVIGISEQGNSIQGKPVPILENKPVYSAEEWEVVCRGFNELGKLAKEKGMFLTVHHHMGTGVQTAEEIDYLMDHTDPELVYLLFDSGHLSFAGIDPLPILKKYIHRTKHVHLKDLRSKVWENVKAQKMSFLDAVRAGVFTVPGDGDVNFLPIFEELAKADYRGWVVVEAEQDPAKANPFEYALIAREYIRKTAKI; this comes from the coding sequence ATGTTATCGACTGAAAAAGTTCGCCTGGGAATCGCCCCTATCGGATGGACGAATGACGACATGCCCGATCTGGGCGCGGAAAACACGTTTGAACAGTGCGTCAGTGAAATGGCGCTCGCCGGCTTTGAAGGCTGCGAAATCGGGAATAAATACCCGAAAGACTGGGAAACGCTGAAACATAAACTCGACGTCCGCAAGCTGCAAATCTGCAACGCCTGGTTCTCAACGCTCTTTACCTCCCGCCCTTACGAGGAGACGATCGCGGCGTTCATCGAGCACCGCGACAAACTTCATTATCTCGGCGCGAAAGTCATCGGCATCTCGGAACAGGGCAACTCGATTCAGGGAAAGCCAGTCCCGATCCTGGAAAATAAACCGGTCTACAGCGCGGAAGAATGGGAAGTCGTCTGCCGCGGGTTCAACGAATTAGGAAAGCTGGCGAAGGAAAAAGGCATGTTCCTGACCGTGCATCATCACATGGGGACCGGCGTTCAGACCGCGGAAGAAATCGACTACCTGATGGATCATACCGATCCTGAGCTCGTCTACCTGCTTTTCGATTCGGGTCACCTCAGCTTCGCCGGGATCGATCCGCTCCCGATCCTGAAAAAGTATATTCATCGCACCAAACATGTCCATCTGAAGGACCTGCGCTCAAAGGTCTGGGAAAACGTCAAGGCTCAGAAGATGAGCTTCCTCGACGCGGTCCGCGCCGGCGTCTTTACCGTTCCCGGCGACGGCGACGTTAATTTCCTGCCCATCTTCGAGGAACTGGCGAAGGCCGACTATCGCGGCTGGGTCGTCGTCGAAGCGGAACAGGATCCCGCCAAAGCCAACCCGTTTGAATACGCGCTGATCGCACGCGAGTATATCCGCAAAACCGCTAAAATATAA
- a CDS encoding glyceraldehyde-3-phosphate dehydrogenase, giving the protein MVKVGVAGYGVIGQRLADGVALQKDMQLVGVADVAPTLAIRALKEKGMPYELYLAVSDHRARFDELGIPVSGTLEDLIQKCDIILDATNAGVGAKNKQLYEKYGKKAVFQGGEKNSVADVFFHGYANFEKGVGKQFLKLTSCNTTGLIRAVDALDRDYGVEKVAITIIRRVADPGDYHRGLTNALQIDKAPSHQAVDLMTIMPHVEATGILVHTPVTHGHIITVLAKGKQKITREMALKTFRGHDRIRVVRIEDGFLGNASFFRYARDLGNPRGDMYEIGLWEDSIVESGDDIMFAINIPQESVTIPETMDAIRAACGMQPDRASGTAATNANLGLGKWK; this is encoded by the coding sequence ATGGTAAAAGTTGGTGTAGCCGGGTACGGCGTAATCGGTCAGCGTCTGGCTGACGGCGTCGCGCTCCAGAAAGACATGCAGCTCGTCGGCGTCGCCGACGTCGCCCCGACCCTCGCGATCCGCGCGCTGAAAGAGAAAGGCATGCCGTACGAGCTGTATCTCGCGGTCTCGGATCATCGCGCCAGGTTCGACGAACTCGGGATCCCCGTCAGCGGGACGCTCGAAGACCTGATCCAGAAATGCGATATCATTCTCGACGCGACGAACGCCGGCGTCGGCGCGAAAAATAAGCAGCTTTACGAGAAATACGGAAAGAAAGCCGTCTTCCAGGGCGGCGAAAAAAACAGTGTCGCCGACGTCTTCTTCCATGGCTACGCTAACTTTGAGAAGGGTGTCGGGAAGCAGTTCCTGAAATTAACCTCCTGCAACACGACCGGTCTGATCCGCGCCGTGGACGCGCTCGACCGCGATTACGGCGTTGAAAAAGTCGCAATTACGATTATCCGTCGCGTCGCCGATCCAGGCGATTATCATCGCGGACTGACCAACGCGCTGCAGATCGACAAAGCTCCAAGCCATCAGGCCGTCGACCTGATGACGATCATGCCGCACGTCGAAGCGACCGGAATCCTCGTGCATACCCCCGTTACCCATGGACATATCATCACCGTCCTCGCGAAAGGGAAACAGAAAATAACCCGGGAGATGGCGCTGAAGACGTTCCGGGGCCACGACCGAATCCGTGTCGTCCGGATTGAAGACGGATTCCTCGGGAACGCTTCGTTCTTCCGCTACGCCCGCGACCTCGGGAACCCGCGCGGCGACATGTACGAAATCGGTTTATGGGAAGATTCGATCGTCGAATCCGGCGACGATATCATGTTCGCGATCAACATTCCTCAGGAATCGGTCACGATCCCCGAAACGATGGACGCGATTCGCGCCGCCTGCGGGATGCAGCCGGATCGGGCGTCCGGAACGGCAGCGACCAACGCCAATTTAGGGTTAGGAAAATGGAAATAA
- a CDS encoding phosphoglycerate kinase: MEIKMRSLDGINLNGKKVLLRPDINSPIDPQTGAIVSDDRIVKTIPVIRELIDGGAAVAIIAHQGDTLDYQNLTDLSAHAARIEALLGRPVEYLDDVCGPAAIARVKALQPSEIVILGNLRYLTEEVSTFEKDVRLTAGQYGKTRLVRRLAPLFDLYVNDAFSAAHRNAASMVAFQELLPTAAGPLLFREYGELFNVLHNAVKPVVFVLGGAKISDAFGMMKPVLENGTADTILTTGVTGIVFLAAAGIPIGEKETNFLRDKDLLGFIDEAKNYLLDYPEKFALPLDLAFEKDGLRAETDAADLPGDALFLDIGPKTVAFYANVLAGARTIFANGPAGLYEDERFAAGTRGIWEAIAASEGHSVIGGGDTVSSASKFIDLSRITYVSTAGGAMVRFMSGKKLPLIMAMEKAFAAGK, translated from the coding sequence ATGGAAATAAAAATGCGGTCCCTTGACGGGATCAACCTGAACGGGAAAAAAGTTCTTCTCCGTCCGGATATTAACTCGCCGATCGATCCCCAAACCGGGGCCATCGTCAGCGACGACCGCATCGTCAAGACGATCCCGGTGATTCGGGAGCTGATCGACGGAGGCGCCGCAGTCGCGATCATCGCGCATCAAGGCGACACGCTCGATTATCAGAACCTGACCGATCTCTCGGCGCATGCCGCGCGGATCGAAGCGCTCCTCGGCCGGCCGGTCGAGTATCTGGACGACGTTTGCGGCCCGGCCGCGATCGCGCGCGTCAAGGCGCTTCAGCCCAGCGAAATCGTTATTCTGGGGAACCTGCGCTACCTGACCGAGGAAGTTTCAACGTTCGAGAAAGACGTCAGGCTGACCGCCGGGCAGTATGGAAAGACCCGCCTGGTCCGGCGCCTCGCGCCGCTCTTCGACCTGTACGTGAACGACGCCTTCTCCGCGGCGCATCGCAACGCGGCCAGCATGGTCGCGTTTCAGGAGCTGCTTCCGACGGCCGCCGGGCCGCTTCTTTTCCGCGAATACGGCGAGCTCTTCAACGTTTTGCACAACGCCGTCAAGCCGGTTGTCTTCGTTCTTGGCGGCGCGAAAATTTCCGACGCATTCGGAATGATGAAACCGGTCCTTGAAAACGGGACAGCCGATACGATCCTGACGACCGGCGTCACCGGAATCGTTTTTCTCGCCGCCGCGGGGATCCCGATCGGAGAAAAAGAAACGAACTTCCTCCGGGATAAAGATCTCCTCGGCTTTATCGACGAAGCGAAAAACTATCTCCTCGACTACCCGGAAAAATTCGCCCTTCCGCTCGACCTCGCCTTCGAAAAAGACGGATTGCGCGCCGAAACCGACGCCGCGGACCTTCCCGGCGACGCGCTCTTCCTCGATATCGGTCCGAAAACCGTCGCTTTCTACGCGAACGTCCTCGCAGGAGCGAGAACGATTTTCGCGAACGGTCCCGCCGGACTGTACGAGGACGAGCGATTCGCCGCCGGGACCCGGGGAATCTGGGAAGCGATCGCCGCTTCCGAAGGTCATTCGGTTATCGGCGGCGGCGACACCGTCAGCTCCGCCTCGAAATTCATCGACCTCAGCAGGATCACCTACGTTTCGACCGCCGGCGGCGCGATGGTACGCTTTATGTCAGGAAAAAAGCTGCCGCTGATCATGGCGATGGAGAAGGCGTTTGCGGCGGGGAAATAA